In Nicotiana tabacum cultivar K326 chromosome 21, ASM71507v2, whole genome shotgun sequence, one DNA window encodes the following:
- the LOC107766095 gene encoding small ubiquitin-related modifier 1-like: MSVVTGGEKSVITQENNLPVAIKEDRKRKTSAVTQDQEKKNGKMSKTTQEEKKPVEESPYIVIHVTAQDGGKLFFKLQVTTPLQKLMKVYCDKKFMNMEQIVFLFDSKRIRSKQTPKELEMMDGDEINAMLHMNGGGFA, translated from the exons atgTCGGTAGTCACTGGAGGGGAGAAGTCGGTAATCACTCAAGAGAATAATTTGCCTGTCGCCATTAAAGAGGACAGGAAAAGAAAAACATCGGCAGTTACTCAAGATCAGGAGAAGAAGAACGGAAAAATGTCAAAAACCACTCAAGAGGAGAAAAAGCCCGTCGAGGAGTCACCTTACATTGTCATTCATGTGACGGCACAG GATGGAggtaaattatttttcaaacttcaGGTAACTACACCTTTGCAGAAACTTATGAAGGTTTACTGCGACAAAAAATTTATGAATATGGAACAAATTGTATTCTTGTTTGATAGCAAGAGAATCAGAAGCAAACAAACTCCAAAAGAG ctagagatgatggatggGGATGAAATTAATGCTATGCTGCATATGAACGGTGGAGGTTTCGCTTAG